The DNA region TTTAAATCGGTGAGTACTTGCCTGGAAAACTTGTAACTCACCGATACCACTTTTACAAATGGGTAACTCTATTTTATGTTCACAAGGTCAGAACTCGAAATCAAAACTATTGCTGAGTTGAGAGATTTGTGTAGGCGTTATGGATTGAAGCCTACTGGGAACGGAGGGTACAAGACCAGTTGGATTGTTACCTTGATGGCATTCCCACAGATAGCACTGGCTCAAATAAGGCAGGGAAGAGGGTTGAAATCACCAGGCTTTAGCGTTATTCAATTCCTTGAAGGGGTGGTAGATGAGATGAATTCACCCACTGATGAGCAAGCGGCACTGATTAAGCTGACAATGGAAGGCAAAGCTATGAGCTACCCTGACAGATACGACCAAGAGAGCTTGCTTAACTTGCACAAGGCTAAGATGTATCTTGAAATGGCGATCGGACTACTAAACTAGTAAATCAGTTTTGAGGGTTTGTAGTAAGCACTTTAGTGCTTAGAAAATAAGAATGACTAAAGTCCTTACTACAAACTTCTTTACCCGTATTGGACTCAACCCACAAACTCTATATTTATTAACTAACAAGAAATTTTTGGCACTATCTCTTATTTACTCAATTAGGAATAGCACTCAAGGCAATTACTAACTCAAAACTAACTGACTTAAAAAGAAGGCAAGGGCTGCACTACCCAAGGGAACTGTCAAATTATCAATACCTAAAAATGAAACAGCTTCTAAAGCAGTAGCTATAACTGCTACTAATAGTGATACTGTCCAAGTTTGCCAACTGTTTCCTTGAGTTCCAACTAGAATCAAACTACTGACAAGATAGCTAACGAGCATCATAGTTAGGGAGCCTTCCCAACTTTTTTCTGCCCCAAAAACTTTATACTTATGTTGACCAAAACGTTGCCCAATTAAGGCTGCTAATCCATCTCCCCAAGTCATCACCAAAATTCCGAGTGCTGCGTATTGGGGTTGTTGTAAATACCAGAACCAGGCAACTAAAATACCGAAACTGACAGAGTAAAAAAATGTCCCGAAAC from Nostoc commune NIES-4072 includes:
- a CDS encoding diacylglycerol/polyprenol kinase family protein, with the translated sequence MLITFSDFTSIPVLWLQIAIAAIWVLLILLIAGVVNRFADKPEIVRKIVHIGTGNVILIAWWLDIPARVGITASILASAITLLSYRLPILPGINSVGRQSFGTFFYSVSFGILVAWFWYLQQPQYAALGILVMTWGDGLAALIGQRFGQHKYKVFGAEKSWEGSLTMMLVSYLVSSLILVGTQGNSWQTWTVSLLVAVIATALEAVSFLGIDNLTVPLGSAALAFFLSQLVLS